In a single window of the Massilia oculi genome:
- a CDS encoding antitoxin Xre/MbcA/ParS toxin-binding domain-containing protein — MSLAYAYPKSRFEPATLVDLNSRAERERLSQSALKGFFRLAAAWNLRDDDARELLGGLSSSAFYDWKKNPDRLLEVDRITRISYLLGIYKSLHILYGDKLADEWVQLPNTNPIFAGRTPLAFMLGGGLLAMQSVRRLLDARRGGL, encoded by the coding sequence ATGAGTTTAGCCTACGCTTATCCCAAGAGCCGCTTCGAGCCGGCGACCCTGGTCGACCTCAATTCCCGGGCCGAGCGCGAACGGTTGTCGCAGTCGGCGCTGAAGGGTTTCTTCCGCCTGGCCGCGGCCTGGAACCTGCGCGACGACGATGCGCGCGAACTGCTTGGCGGCCTGTCGTCCTCGGCGTTCTACGACTGGAAGAAGAACCCCGACCGGCTGCTCGAAGTCGACCGCATCACCCGCATCTCCTACCTGCTCGGCATCTACAAGAGCCTGCACATCCTGTATGGCGACAAGCTGGCCGACGAATGGGTCCAGCTGCCCAATACCAACCCCATTTTCGCCGGCCGCACGCCGCTCGCCTTCATGCTCGGCGGCGGCCTGCTCGCGATGCAGAGCGTGCGCCGCCTGCTCGACGCCCGCCGCGGCGGCCTGTGA
- a CDS encoding RES domain-containing protein, protein MGKLRPRLTPLRQNDTCRLIPSRFADMEDSVLAPLAESDDVLRDLFDLDNATNDRLRGESGLLPGIGVDELVFGVPNFRIINAAFTYARPEGSRFNDGERGAWYCGFDAETSLAEVIFHKTVEYAEIDRFDDSVTYQCLLADFSASFHDVRAIAAYEDCLDPGSYVASQALANELLEGGSMGVIYPSVRHPGGTCLACFRPALVGNVRKAQTYRLTWAGSPHPAVEIP, encoded by the coding sequence ATGGGCAAGCTGCGTCCGCGCCTGACCCCGCTGCGCCAGAACGATACCTGCCGCCTGATCCCCTCGCGCTTCGCCGACATGGAAGACTCGGTGCTGGCGCCGCTGGCCGAGAGCGACGACGTGCTGCGCGACCTGTTCGACCTCGACAACGCCACCAACGACCGCCTGCGTGGCGAGTCCGGCCTGTTGCCGGGCATCGGCGTGGACGAATTGGTGTTCGGCGTGCCGAACTTCCGCATCATCAATGCCGCCTTCACCTATGCGCGGCCCGAGGGCAGCCGCTTCAACGACGGCGAACGCGGGGCCTGGTACTGCGGCTTCGATGCCGAGACCTCGCTGGCCGAGGTGATCTTCCACAAGACGGTGGAATACGCCGAGATCGACCGTTTCGACGACAGCGTCACCTACCAGTGCCTGCTGGCCGATTTCAGCGCCAGCTTCCATGACGTGCGCGCCATCGCCGCCTACGAGGACTGTCTCGACCCGGGCAGCTACGTCGCTTCGCAGGCGCTGGCGAACGAGTTGCTCGAGGGCGGGTCGATGGGGGTCATCTATCCCAGCGTGCGCCATCCGGGCGGCACCTGCCTGGCCTGCTTCCGGCCTGCACTGGTCGGCAATGTGCGCAAGGCGCAGACCTATCGGTTAACATGGGCGGGTTCGCCGCATCCTGCGGTCGAGATTCCTTGA
- a CDS encoding DUF2288 domain-containing protein, whose amino-acid sequence MKTRPEKDTELHDKINRETGRIKWSELQRHFASGSVIWVSEALDLIDVALRVAHDDRESVARWMNEGSVAKVSDAQAQGWLEADEVLWASVVSPFVLVQAEKKQLH is encoded by the coding sequence ATGAAAACCAGACCCGAGAAAGACACCGAACTGCACGACAAGATCAACCGCGAGACCGGCCGCATCAAATGGAGCGAGCTGCAGCGCCACTTCGCCAGCGGCTCGGTGATCTGGGTCAGCGAAGCGCTGGACCTGATCGACGTCGCCCTGCGCGTGGCCCACGACGATCGCGAGAGCGTGGCGCGCTGGATGAACGAGGGCAGCGTGGCCAAGGTCAGCGATGCGCAGGCGCAGGGCTGGCTCGAGGCGGATGAGGTCTTGTGGGCGTCGGTGGTGAGCCCGTTCGTGCTGGTGCAGGCCGAGAAGAAGCAGCTGCACTAG
- a CDS encoding bifunctional 2',3'-cyclic-nucleotide 2'-phosphodiesterase/3'-nucleotidase, with product MNRILRYQIGMAFAPLLLILPVHAAPAPSGSSAVLAVLETSDLHANVVGYDYYKLAPDASIGFDRTATLIRQARKEFANTLLLDNGDTIQGTAFADYQALVKPPRCDQVLGIYKIMNALGYEGGTVGNHEFNYGLPFLNQITGSSFKVKDVAPQAKPCAGPNFPIVLANIHSLQTNGPLFAPYKIIDKKIVATGKDGKRVESTVKVGIIGFTPPEIMAWDKRWLEGRVKPVDVKASAERYIPEMRKKGAELVVVLGHSGLDDAAYSPKMEHTNWHLARVPGVDVVLMGHSHQLFPNKDSSVPQFNLPGVDKARGLVHGVPAVMPSQWGKHLGVVQLHLTSDGKRWKVEKDKTVVEARSTQTGPKTFVEPDAEVTALVRAEHEATMAYVKTPVGRSSFRMTTYFSDVGDPSALEVVNRAQADYVRKYVHANLPQYAKLPVLSVTAPFKAGFPTVADYTDVPAGDLALNNAADLYLFPNSLYAVKVDGAGLKAWLETAAGRFNTIDPARTEAQELVNSRFPSFNFDTITSPDVSYEIDVTRAPGDRIRKLSYQGKPVEARQEFLVATNNYRASGGGGFPGLDGSNVVLASPDNNRDILIDYIRDAKELSRKTQGAARSWRFAQVKTAGPVVFHSAPDLVALAREAGIDNVSQVKADDGSGKGTALYAVDLSK from the coding sequence ATGAACCGCATTTTGCGTTACCAAATTGGCATGGCCTTCGCGCCGCTGCTGCTCATCCTTCCCGTCCACGCCGCCCCGGCCCCGAGCGGTTCGAGCGCCGTGCTGGCCGTGCTCGAGACGTCCGACCTGCACGCGAACGTGGTCGGCTACGACTACTACAAGCTGGCGCCGGACGCCTCGATCGGCTTCGACCGCACCGCCACGCTGATCCGGCAGGCGCGCAAGGAATTCGCCAACACGCTGTTGCTCGACAATGGCGACACGATCCAGGGCACGGCTTTCGCCGATTACCAGGCGCTGGTCAAGCCGCCGCGCTGCGACCAGGTGCTGGGCATCTATAAAATCATGAACGCGCTCGGCTACGAGGGCGGCACGGTGGGCAACCACGAGTTCAACTACGGCCTGCCATTCCTGAACCAGATCACCGGCAGCAGCTTCAAGGTCAAGGACGTCGCGCCGCAGGCCAAGCCCTGCGCCGGCCCGAACTTCCCTATCGTGCTGGCCAATATCCACAGCCTGCAGACGAACGGGCCGCTGTTCGCGCCCTACAAGATCATCGACAAGAAGATCGTCGCCACCGGCAAGGACGGCAAGCGGGTCGAGAGCACGGTCAAGGTGGGCATCATCGGCTTCACGCCGCCCGAGATCATGGCCTGGGACAAGCGCTGGCTCGAGGGCCGAGTCAAGCCGGTCGACGTCAAGGCCAGCGCCGAGCGCTACATCCCCGAGATGCGCAAGAAGGGCGCCGAACTGGTGGTGGTGCTGGGCCATTCGGGCCTCGACGACGCCGCCTATTCGCCGAAGATGGAACACACCAACTGGCACCTGGCCAGGGTGCCGGGTGTCGACGTGGTGTTGATGGGTCATTCTCACCAGCTGTTCCCGAACAAGGACAGCAGCGTGCCCCAGTTCAACCTGCCGGGCGTGGACAAGGCGCGCGGCCTGGTGCACGGCGTGCCGGCCGTGATGCCGAGCCAGTGGGGCAAGCATCTGGGCGTGGTCCAGCTTCACCTGACCTCCGACGGCAAGCGCTGGAAGGTCGAGAAGGACAAGACCGTGGTCGAGGCGCGTTCGACCCAGACCGGGCCGAAGACCTTCGTCGAGCCGGACGCCGAAGTCACGGCGCTGGTGCGCGCCGAGCACGAGGCGACCATGGCCTACGTCAAGACCCCGGTCGGCAGGTCAAGCTTCCGCATGACGACCTATTTCTCCGACGTCGGCGATCCTTCAGCGCTGGAAGTGGTCAACCGCGCCCAGGCCGACTATGTCCGCAAGTATGTCCATGCCAACCTGCCGCAGTACGCCAAACTGCCGGTGTTGTCGGTGACGGCGCCATTCAAGGCCGGCTTTCCTACCGTGGCCGATTACACCGACGTGCCGGCCGGCGACCTGGCATTGAACAACGCGGCCGACCTGTACCTGTTCCCGAATTCGCTGTATGCGGTGAAGGTCGACGGCGCCGGCCTGAAGGCGTGGCTGGAAACGGCGGCGGGGCGCTTCAACACCATCGATCCTGCCAGGACCGAGGCGCAGGAGCTGGTCAACAGCCGCTTCCCGAGCTTCAATTTCGATACCATCACCTCGCCCGACGTCAGCTATGAGATCGACGTGACGCGGGCGCCGGGCGACCGTATCCGCAAGCTGTCGTACCAGGGCAAGCCGGTCGAGGCCAGGCAGGAATTCCTGGTGGCGACCAATAACTACCGCGCCAGCGGCGGCGGCGGCTTCCCGGGCCTGGATGGCAGCAATGTGGTGCTGGCTTCGCCCGACAATAACCGCGACATCCTGATCGACTACATCCGCGACGCAAAGGAATTGAGCCGCAAGACGCAGGGCGCGGCCCGCAGCTGGCGCTTCGCGCAGGTCAAGACGGCCGGACCGGTGGTGTTCCATTCGGCGCCGGACCTGGTCGCGCTGGCCCGGGAGGCGGGGATCGACAACGTCAGCCAGGTGAAGGCCGACGATGGCAGTGGCAAGGGCACCGCGCTGTATGCGGTGGACCTGTCGAAGTAA
- the prfB gene encoding peptide chain release factor 2 (programmed frameshift) — MEAERINAISALLNDLTGREAELRRYLDFDKKSEKLEQVNQEMEDPSIWNDPKKAQEMGKEKKALEGVVLVLEKAKADLADARDLFDMAREEGDDDTIEAVSGDLDEVQKVIEAMEFRRMFSNPMDHANCFIDIQAGAGGTEAQDWASMLLRQYLRYCERKGFKAEILEQSEGEVAGIKTATIKVDGEYAYGHLRTETGVHRLVRKSPFDSANGRHTSFTSLFVYPEVDDSIEIEINPADVRIDTYRASGAGGQHINKTDSAVRLTHGPSGIVVQCQNDRSQHRNKAEAWDMLRAKLYELELRNRMSEQQKLEDSKTDVGWGHQIRSYVLDQSRIKDLRTGFETGNTKNVLDGDLDDFISASLKQNV; from the exons ATGGAAGCCGAACGCATCAACGCCATTTCCGCCCTGCTGAACGACCTGACGGGTCGTGAGGCCGAACTTCGGAGGTATCTT GACTTCGATAAGAAGTCGGAGAAACTAGAACAGGTCAACCAGGAGATGGAAGATCCATCGATCTGGAACGACCCGAAGAAAGCCCAGGAAATGGGCAAAGAGAAGAAGGCGCTGGAAGGCGTCGTCCTCGTGCTCGAGAAAGCCAAGGCCGACCTGGCCGACGCCAGGGACCTGTTCGACATGGCGCGCGAGGAAGGCGACGACGACACCATCGAAGCGGTGTCCGGCGACCTCGATGAAGTACAGAAGGTCATCGAGGCGATGGAGTTCCGCCGCATGTTCAGCAATCCGATGGACCACGCGAACTGCTTCATCGACATCCAGGCCGGCGCCGGCGGCACCGAAGCCCAAGACTGGGCCTCGATGCTGCTGCGTCAATACCTGCGCTACTGCGAACGCAAGGGCTTCAAGGCCGAGATCCTGGAACAGTCCGAGGGCGAGGTCGCGGGCATCAAGACCGCCACCATCAAGGTCGACGGCGAGTACGCCTATGGCCACCTGCGCACCGAGACCGGCGTGCACCGCCTGGTGCGCAAGTCGCCGTTCGACTCGGCCAACGGCCGCCATACCTCGTTCACCTCGCTGTTCGTGTATCCCGAAGTGGACGACTCGATCGAGATCGAGATCAACCCGGCCGACGTGCGCATCGACACCTACCGCGCATCGGGCGCCGGCGGTCAGCACATCAACAAGACCGATTCTGCGGTGCGCCTGACGCACGGCCCATCGGGTATCGTGGTCCAGTGCCAGAATGACCGTTCGCAGCACCGCAACAAGGCCGAGGCCTGGGACATGCTGCGTGCGAAGCTGTACGAGCTCGAACTGCGTAACCGCATGAGCGAGCAGCAGAAACTGGAAGACTCCAAGACCGACGTCGGCTGGGGCCACCAGATCCGCTCCTACGTGCTCGACCAGTCGCGCATCAAGGACTTGCGTACTGGCTTCGAAACGGGCAATACCAAGAACGTGCTCGACGGCGATCTGGACGATTTCATCTCCGCATCCCTCAAGCAGAACGTTTAA
- a CDS encoding HAD family hydrolase, whose amino-acid sequence MTTPARALIFDMDGTIVDNMDFHTRAWITFFARRGKVIEPDAFFRDTAGRQGKEILRHYIGEDLADDELATLNHEKEALYRELYGPHRATLPGFDAFIQAAGARAGSWRWPPRPRRAARASFSTRWTCVPASTRWWSARSTSRAASRIRTSS is encoded by the coding sequence ATGACCACACCCGCCCGCGCGCTGATCTTCGACATGGATGGCACCATCGTCGACAATATGGACTTCCACACCAGGGCGTGGATCACCTTCTTCGCGCGGCGCGGGAAAGTCATCGAGCCCGATGCTTTTTTTCGCGACACGGCCGGCCGCCAGGGCAAGGAAATCCTGCGCCACTACATCGGCGAGGACCTCGCCGACGACGAGCTGGCGACGCTGAACCACGAGAAGGAAGCGCTGTACCGCGAACTGTACGGTCCGCACCGCGCCACCCTCCCCGGCTTCGACGCCTTCATCCAGGCTGCCGGCGCCCGGGCTGGAAGCTGGCGGTGGCCACCTCGGCCTCGCCGGGCAGCGCGCGCTTCATTCTCGACGAGATGGACTTGCGTCCCCGCTTCGACGCGGTGGTGGTCGGCACGGTCGACGTCCCGCGCGGCAAGCCGCATCCGGACGTCTTCCTGA
- a CDS encoding HAD family hydrolase yields the protein MLDEMDLRPRFDAVVVGTVDVPRGKPHPDVFLKAADRCETMPAQCIVFEDAPLGVEAARRAGMRAVVLTTTLPAEAFAEFDNVIAIVNDFTQLDVETLLA from the coding sequence ATTCTCGACGAGATGGACTTGCGTCCCCGCTTCGACGCGGTGGTGGTCGGCACGGTCGACGTCCCGCGCGGCAAGCCGCATCCGGACGTCTTCCTGAAGGCCGCCGACCGCTGCGAGACGATGCCGGCCCAGTGCATCGTATTCGAGGACGCGCCGTTGGGCGTGGAAGCGGCGCGCCGCGCCGGCATGCGCGCGGTGGTGCTCACCACCACCCTGCCGGCCGAAGCGTTCGCCGAATTCGACAACGTCATCGCCATCGTCAACGATTTCACGCAGCTGGACGTTGAAACCCTGCTGGCCTGA
- the lysS gene encoding lysine--tRNA ligase, which yields MNTENQEQAPLPAADENKIMAERRAKLGAIREKGVAFPNDFVPQHKAADLVDTYGGKTREELEAEPVAVRLAGRMMLRREAGKKAAFATLQDSSGPAASGRIQVYIALDNAGEEAMEALRSYDLGDILGVEGTLFKTKTDELTVKVSALRLITKAIRPLPDKFHGLADQETKYRQRYVDLIMNEETRRTFKARTAAMSSMRRFMEKNGFMEVETPMLHPIPGGAAAKPFITHHNALDMEMYLRIAPELYLKRLVVGGFDRVFEINRNFRNEGVSVRHNPEFTMMEFYAAYTDYKWIMDFTEQVIRQAAIDAQGSAVLSYGGRELDLSKPFQRLTIVEAIDKYAPGYTPEQLNDAEFIKLELKTKFGVKPFATAGLGALQLALFEETAEALLWEPTFIVDYPAEVSPLARASDTREGVTERFELFMVGREIANGFSELNDPEDQAARFLAQVAAKDAGDDEAMFYDADYIRALEYGMPPAGGCGIGIDRLMMLITDSPNIRDVLLFPHLRKED from the coding sequence ATGAACACCGAAAACCAAGAACAGGCCCCGCTGCCGGCGGCCGACGAGAACAAGATCATGGCCGAGCGCCGCGCCAAGCTGGGGGCGATCCGCGAAAAAGGCGTCGCCTTCCCGAACGACTTCGTCCCGCAGCACAAGGCGGCCGACCTGGTCGACACCTATGGTGGCAAGACCCGCGAGGAGCTGGAAGCCGAACCGGTCGCGGTCAGGCTGGCCGGCCGCATGATGCTGCGCCGCGAAGCGGGCAAGAAAGCCGCCTTCGCCACCCTGCAGGACAGCTCCGGCCCGGCCGCATCGGGCCGTATCCAGGTCTATATCGCGCTCGACAACGCCGGCGAAGAAGCCATGGAAGCGCTACGCAGCTACGACCTGGGCGACATCCTGGGCGTCGAAGGCACGCTGTTCAAGACGAAGACCGACGAACTCACCGTCAAGGTGAGCGCGCTGCGCCTGATCACCAAGGCGATCCGCCCGCTGCCGGACAAGTTCCACGGCCTGGCCGACCAGGAGACCAAGTACCGCCAGCGCTACGTCGACCTGATCATGAACGAAGAGACGCGCCGCACCTTCAAGGCGCGTACCGCCGCGATGTCGTCGATGCGCCGCTTCATGGAAAAGAACGGCTTCATGGAAGTCGAGACCCCGATGCTGCACCCGATTCCGGGCGGCGCCGCGGCCAAGCCCTTCATCACCCACCACAATGCGCTGGACATGGAAATGTACCTGCGCATCGCGCCGGAACTGTACCTGAAGCGCCTGGTCGTGGGCGGCTTCGACCGCGTGTTCGAGATCAACCGCAACTTCCGCAACGAAGGCGTGTCGGTCCGTCACAACCCGGAATTCACGATGATGGAATTCTATGCGGCCTACACCGACTACAAGTGGATCATGGACTTCACCGAGCAGGTGATCCGCCAGGCCGCGATCGACGCCCAGGGCAGCGCCGTGCTGAGCTACGGCGGCCGCGAGCTGGACCTGTCGAAGCCGTTCCAGCGCCTGACCATCGTCGAGGCGATCGACAAGTACGCGCCGGGCTACACGCCGGAGCAGCTGAACGACGCCGAATTCATCAAGCTTGAATTGAAAACGAAATTCGGCGTCAAGCCGTTCGCCACCGCCGGCCTGGGCGCGCTGCAGTTGGCGCTGTTCGAAGAGACCGCCGAAGCGCTGCTGTGGGAGCCGACTTTCATCGTCGACTATCCGGCCGAAGTCTCGCCGCTGGCGCGCGCGTCGGACACCCGTGAAGGCGTGACCGAGCGTTTCGAGCTGTTCATGGTCGGCCGCGAGATCGCCAACGGCTTCTCGGAGCTGAACGATCCCGAAGACCAGGCTGCGCGCTTCCTGGCCCAGGTGGCCGCCAAGGACGCAGGCGACGACGAGGCGATGTTCTACGACGCCGACTACATCCGCGCGCTCGAATACGGCATGCCGCCGGCCGGCGGCTGCGGCATCGGCATCGACCGCCTGATGATGCTGATCACCGATTCGCCGAATATCCGCGACGTGCTGCTGTTCCCGCACTTGCGCAAGGAAGACTGA
- the ppnN gene encoding nucleotide 5'-monophosphate nucleosidase PpnN, translating to MTHEVVDTLVSPESLQLVDTLISPQGRLEVLSKAEVAKLLETGQAGLYDVFRKCALAVLNTGSDIDDGKELLERYATFEISILQRERGIKLDIRNAPGNAFVDGKMIRGIHEHLFSVLRDIVFVNFDVTDNPKFDLTRSEGITDAVFHILRNANVLQPQRNPNLVVCWGGHSISRIEYNYTKKVGYALGLREMDICTGCGPGAMKGPMKGATIGHSKQRLGNGRYLGISEPGIIAAESPNPIVNDLVIMPDIEKRLEAFVRTGHGIVVFPGGAGTAEEILYILGILLHPDNAEIPFPLVFTGPASARDYFTQIDQFIGVTLGGEAQRRYQIIIDDPDAVARAMQAGVQEVRAFRKANSDAYYYNWRLKIDHEFQKPFRPTHENMRNLDLHRGIPTHLLAANLRRAFSGVVAGNVKEEGIRAIEQYGKYEIQGEAEIMGPMDALLASFVEQSRMKLPGKAYTPCYTIVQ from the coding sequence ATGACCCATGAAGTAGTCGATACACTCGTTTCACCTGAAAGCCTGCAACTGGTCGATACCCTGATTTCGCCCCAAGGACGGCTGGAAGTCCTGTCGAAGGCCGAAGTGGCCAAGCTGCTCGAAACCGGCCAGGCCGGCCTGTACGACGTGTTCCGCAAGTGCGCGCTGGCGGTACTGAACACCGGCAGCGACATCGACGACGGCAAGGAGCTGCTGGAGCGCTACGCCACGTTCGAGATCAGCATCCTGCAGCGCGAGCGCGGCATCAAGCTCGACATCCGCAACGCACCGGGCAATGCCTTCGTCGACGGCAAGATGATCCGCGGCATCCACGAGCACCTGTTCTCGGTGCTGCGCGACATCGTGTTCGTCAATTTCGACGTCACCGACAACCCCAAATTCGACCTGACCCGCAGCGAGGGCATCACCGACGCCGTCTTCCACATCCTGCGCAACGCCAACGTGCTGCAGCCGCAGCGCAATCCCAACCTGGTGGTGTGCTGGGGCGGCCACTCGATCAGCCGTATCGAATACAACTACACCAAGAAGGTCGGCTATGCGCTGGGCCTGCGCGAGATGGATATCTGCACCGGCTGCGGACCGGGCGCCATGAAAGGCCCGATGAAAGGCGCCACCATCGGCCACTCGAAGCAGCGCCTGGGCAACGGGCGTTACCTGGGCATCTCGGAGCCGGGCATCATCGCGGCCGAATCGCCGAACCCGATCGTCAACGACCTGGTGATCATGCCGGACATCGAGAAACGCCTGGAGGCGTTTGTCCGCACCGGCCACGGCATCGTCGTATTCCCGGGCGGCGCCGGCACCGCCGAGGAAATCCTCTACATCCTCGGCATCCTGCTCCATCCGGACAATGCCGAGATCCCGTTCCCGCTGGTATTCACGGGGCCGGCCTCCGCGCGCGACTACTTCACCCAGATCGACCAGTTCATCGGCGTGACTCTGGGGGGAGAGGCGCAGCGGCGCTACCAGATCATCATCGACGACCCCGACGCGGTGGCGCGCGCGATGCAGGCCGGCGTGCAAGAGGTGCGCGCCTTCCGCAAGGCGAACAGCGACGCCTATTACTACAATTGGCGGCTCAAGATCGACCACGAGTTCCAGAAGCCGTTCAGGCCGACCCACGAGAACATGCGCAACCTCGACCTGCACCGCGGCATTCCGACGCACCTGCTGGCGGCGAACCTGCGCCGCGCCTTCTCGGGCGTGGTGGCGGGCAATGTGAAGGAAGAGGGAATCCGCGCGATCGAGCAGTACGGCAAGTACGAGATCCAGGGAGAGGCCGAGATCATGGGGCCGATGGATGCGCTGCTGGCCTCGTTCGTGGAGCAGAGCCGCATGAAATTGCCGGGCAAGGCCTATACGCCGTGCTATACGATCGTGCAATGA
- a CDS encoding peptide MFS transporter gives MGHPAPLWMLFMTEFWERFAFYGIRWALVLYIVAQFYGGDAAGQADANLTYGSYLALVYAGAVFGGYVADRIIGYQRSILVGAIFMAAGLFMISIPNHDVFKLGLATIIVGNGLFKPNISTMVGQLYALNDTRRDSGFTIFYMGINVGAFFAPILTQILAEKVFGTQAMPSYKIVFLASGIGMLISLVWFYIGRKSLKGIGAPIGDLANPKRLIFTVVGALVVIPVMYLLLQAGANSLQILLTILFVGLAAMLVIEGIREGKVARDKTWAMMIIFFFNILFWCFFEQAGSSFTFLADNIVDRDFGGWIFPVAWFQSVNSIAIIVFAPIIAAVWVMLGKRNANPSIPRKFGLGLVFNALAFGLLMYALSQLINDNGKIPFWTLFAVYVIQSIGELCLSPIGLSMVTKLAPTRLVGLGMGGWFLSTGIGNNLSGIFASHVSGESGMSVASALGGYSFGFWSLLGGGVLLLLAPVIQKLMHGVK, from the coding sequence ATGGGCCACCCAGCACCGCTGTGGATGCTGTTCATGACCGAGTTCTGGGAGCGCTTCGCTTTCTATGGCATTCGTTGGGCACTCGTCCTTTACATCGTCGCCCAGTTCTACGGCGGCGACGCGGCCGGCCAGGCCGACGCCAACCTCACCTACGGTTCCTACCTCGCGCTGGTGTATGCCGGCGCCGTCTTCGGCGGCTATGTCGCCGACCGCATCATCGGCTACCAGCGTTCGATCCTCGTCGGCGCGATCTTCATGGCGGCCGGCCTGTTCATGATTTCGATCCCGAACCATGACGTCTTCAAGCTGGGCCTGGCGACCATCATCGTCGGCAACGGCCTGTTCAAACCGAATATCTCGACCATGGTCGGCCAGCTGTATGCGCTGAACGATACCCGCCGCGATTCCGGCTTCACCATCTTCTACATGGGCATCAACGTCGGCGCCTTCTTCGCGCCGATCCTGACCCAGATCCTGGCCGAGAAGGTGTTCGGCACCCAGGCCATGCCGTCGTACAAGATCGTGTTCCTGGCCTCGGGCATCGGCATGCTGATCTCGCTGGTCTGGTTCTACATCGGCCGCAAGTCCCTGAAGGGCATCGGCGCGCCGATCGGCGACCTGGCCAATCCGAAGCGCCTGATCTTCACGGTCGTCGGCGCGCTGGTCGTCATCCCGGTCATGTACCTGCTGCTGCAGGCCGGCGCCAACAGTCTGCAGATCCTGCTGACCATCCTGTTCGTCGGCCTGGCCGCGATGCTGGTCATCGAAGGCATCCGCGAAGGCAAGGTTGCGCGCGACAAGACCTGGGCCATGATGATCATCTTCTTCTTCAACATCCTGTTCTGGTGCTTCTTCGAGCAGGCCGGCAGCTCGTTCACCTTCCTGGCCGATAATATCGTCGACCGCGACTTCGGTGGCTGGATCTTCCCGGTCGCCTGGTTCCAGTCGGTGAACTCGATCGCCATCATCGTGTTCGCGCCGATCATCGCCGCGGTCTGGGTGATGCTGGGCAAGCGCAACGCGAACCCGTCGATCCCGCGCAAGTTCGGTCTTGGCCTCGTGTTCAACGCGCTGGCCTTCGGCCTGCTGATGTACGCGCTGTCGCAGCTGATCAACGACAACGGCAAGATCCCGTTCTGGACCCTGTTCGCGGTCTACGTGATCCAGTCGATCGGTGAGCTGTGCCTGTCGCCGATCGGCCTGTCGATGGTGACCAAGCTGGCCCCGACCCGCCTGGTGGGCCTGGGCATGGGCGGCTGGTTCCTGTCGACCGGCATCGGCAACAACCTGTCGGGCATCTTCGCCTCGCACGTCTCGGGCGAGTCGGGCATGTCGGTCGCCTCGGCACTGGGCGGCTACAGCTTCGGCTTCTGGTCGCTGCTGGGCGGCGGCGTGCTGCTGCTGCTGGCGCCTGTGATCCAGAAACTGATGCACGGCGTGAAGTAA
- a CDS encoding LysR substrate-binding domain-containing protein, producing the protein MKALRSLSGLIDFECAARWGSFKLAAHELHKTPAAVSLQVKQLEENVGFALFVRHPRHIALTEKGQELAIATARMLGELRAKVTALQSGDEEAVLRIATTHSFAIKWLVPRMHRFTKLYPELDIRLDSNDAPVDLQADSTDVAIRYGPVTDGDPTVLFRERLMPAYSPDLLEPGQAALTLHDLTAYRLLIVHSPEAWLQLLNENRALKGEYDFSRAYSHWGVLVQAAVAGQGVALVPYGIAFQDIASGALRLISCRSVPFANGYRFLANPHKEHMLKVRRFREWMVAEMAAMSAHLDYR; encoded by the coding sequence GTGAAAGCGCTGCGCAGCCTGTCCGGCCTGATCGATTTCGAGTGTGCAGCGCGCTGGGGCAGTTTCAAGCTGGCCGCGCACGAGCTGCACAAGACCCCGGCCGCGGTCAGCCTCCAGGTCAAGCAGCTGGAAGAGAACGTCGGTTTCGCGCTGTTCGTGCGGCATCCGCGCCACATCGCCTTGACGGAAAAAGGCCAGGAGCTGGCGATCGCCACCGCCCGCATGCTGGGCGAGTTGCGCGCCAAGGTCACGGCCTTGCAGAGCGGCGACGAAGAGGCGGTGCTGCGCATCGCCACCACCCATTCGTTCGCGATCAAGTGGCTGGTGCCGCGCATGCACCGTTTTACGAAACTGTATCCGGAGCTCGACATCCGGCTCGACTCGAACGACGCGCCGGTCGACCTGCAGGCCGACAGCACCGACGTCGCGATCCGCTATGGTCCGGTCACGGACGGGGATCCGACGGTGCTGTTTCGCGAGCGGCTGATGCCGGCCTACAGCCCGGATTTGCTGGAGCCCGGCCAGGCGGCGTTGACCTTGCATGACCTGACGGCGTACCGCTTGCTGATCGTGCATTCGCCCGAGGCCTGGCTGCAGCTGCTCAACGAGAACCGCGCGCTCAAGGGCGAGTACGATTTTTCGCGCGCCTACAGCCATTGGGGCGTGCTGGTGCAGGCGGCGGTGGCGGGGCAGGGCGTGGCCCTGGTGCCCTACGGGATCGCCTTCCAGGACATCGCTTCCGGCGCCTTGCGCCTGATTTCCTGCCGCAGCGTGCCGTTCGCGAACGGCTACCGTTTTCTCGCCAACCCGCACAAGGAACACATGCTCAAGGTGCGGCGCTTCCGCGAATGGATGGTGGCCGAGATGGCGGCCATGAGCGCGCATCTCGATTACCGGTAA